In one Meles meles chromosome 17, mMelMel3.1 paternal haplotype, whole genome shotgun sequence genomic region, the following are encoded:
- the LOC123928354 gene encoding LOW QUALITY PROTEIN: olfactory receptor 10R2-like (The sequence of the model RefSeq protein was modified relative to this genomic sequence to represent the inferred CDS: deleted 1 base in 1 codon), producing the protein MANSSQVTEFLLLGFSSFGELQPVLFVLFLCLYLIILSGNVTIISVIHLDRSLHTPMYFFLCVLSTSEVFYTIVILPKMLINLLSVLRTLSFTGCATQMFFFLGFAVTNCLLLGVMGYDRYAAICQPLRYPVLMNWSVCGQLAASCIVSGFLISLVATTLVFSLPFCGPNKVNHYFCDISPVIRLACAETYINELVIFICGVLVLVVPLIFICISYGFIVHTILKIPSAEGKRKAFSTCASHLIVVIVHYGCASSVYLRPSAKYSSGKDRLVTVTYTIITPLLNPMVYSLRNKDVQRAIRKIIGKTGVSLKTL; encoded by the exons ATGGCCAATTCTTCCCAGGTCACTGAGTTCCTACTGCTGGGTTTCTCTAGCTTCGGTGAATTGCAGCCTGTTctctttgtgctttttctctgcCTCTATTTGATCATCCTGAGTGGAAACGTCACCATCATCTCTGTCATCCACCTGGACCGCAGCcttcacacacccatgtacttttTTCTCTGCGTCCTTTCAACCTCTGAAGTCTTCTACACAATTGTTATCCTGCCCAAGATGCTTATCAACCTGCTCTCTGTCCTCAGGACACTCTCCTTCACGGGCTGTGCCACACAGATGTTCTTTTTCCTCGGCTTCGCTGTCACCAACTGCCTGCTTCTGGGAGTTATGGGTTATGACCGCTACGCTGCCATCTGCCAGCCTTTGCGCTAC CCCGTTCTCATGAACTGGAGCGTGTGTGGACAGCTGGCAGCAAGCTGTATTGTTAGCGGCTTCCTAATATCTCTGGTGGCAACGACTTTGGTCTTCAGCCTCCCTTTCTGTGGCCCCAACAAAGTCAACCACTACTTTTGTGACATCTCACCAGTTATCCGTCTTGCCTGTGCTGAAACCTACATCAATGAGCTGGTCATCTTCATCTGTGGAGTCTTGGTGCTTGTTGTACCCTTGATCTTCATCTGTATTTCTTATGGCTTCATTGTCCATACCATCCTGAAGATCCCATCTGCTGAGGGCAAGCGGAAAGCCTTCTCCACTTGTGCCTCCCATCTTATTGTGGTCATTGTCCACTATGGCTGTGCTTCCTCTGTCTACCTTCGGCCCTCAGCCAAGTATTCATCAGGCAAAGACAGGCTGGTAACAGTGACCTATACTATCATTACCCCGCTGTTGAACCCTATGGTATACAGCCTTAGGAACAAAGATGTACAGCGGGCTATTCGGAAAATTATTGGGAAAACTGGGGTTTCTCTTAAGACTTTATAA